GCCGTGCGCAACTTCGGCGGCGATGCGCTCAAGAAGACCCGCGACGCCGCGCTCGCGATCGTCGAGGCGCGCTATGCCGAGCGTCCGCGCAAGGCCTACTTCGCGGGCGGCTCCACCGGCGGGCGCGAGGCGGTCACGGCCATCCAGCGCTGGCCCGCCGACTGGGACGGCGCCATCGCCTGGTATCCGGCATGGAACGACGCCGCCGCGCTGCTCGGCGGCCACCGCATGAGCCGCGCGCTCGCGCAGCCCGGCGCCTATCCGAACTCGGCCAAACGCGAACTGCTCTACAAGGCCGCGATGGAGGCCTGCGACGCGCTCGACGGCGTGGCGGACGGGCTCATCAGCCAGCAGACGCTGTGCAATGCGCGCTTCGACCCGGCCACCGCTACGCTCGCGGGCCAGCCGCTGCGCTGCGCGGGCGGCGCCGACACCGGCGACACCTGCCTGTCGGATGCGCAGATCACCGCGATGAAGACCATCGACAGCGCGACCCAGTTCCGCTTCCCGCTCGCGAGCGGCGAGACGCAGTACCCGGGCTACAACATCTGGGGCGCGGACCCCGGCATCACCACCTGGACCTCGCCGCTCGAGCCGGTCGTCACCTTCCTGGCCTTCGGCACCACGCAGCCCGCGAACCCAATGCCCGCGAGCGCGCCGTACATCAGCGTGCTGACCGACCAGTGGATCAAGTACTCGGTCACGCGCGATCCGGCCTTCGATTCGCTCTCGCTCGATCCCGAGGACCCGGGCCCGTGGGCCAGCCGCATCAGCGCGCTGAGCACCCAGCTCGACGCCAGCACCGACATCTCGGCCTTCAAGGCGCGCGGCGGCAAGCTGCTGCTCGCCCACGGCCTGGCCGACGTGCTGGTCAGCACCCGCGCCACGGAGCAGTACTACCAGCGGCTGCAGGCCCGCATGGGGCCGGCGGAGATCGACACCTTCGTGCGCTACTACGAAGTGCCCGGCCTCGGCCATGCGATCAGCAGCGTGTTCAACGCGAGCTGGGATTCGCTGACCGCGCTCGAGGCCTGGGCCGAGCGGGGCACCGCGCCCGCCGGGCAGGTGACGACCGACACCGCCGGCGTGCCGGGCCGCACGCGGCCGCTGTGCGACTACCCGAAGTGGCCGCAGTACAAGGGCACGGGCGACGTCAACCTCGCGGCCTCGTTCCAGTGCGTGCGCTGAGGCGCGGCACCGGTCGGGCTCAGGTCTTCGAGGCCGTGCGCTCCGCGTTGCTGCTGCTGCGCGAGCCCTTCAGGTGCAGTTCGATGTCGGCGGGCTTGGGCCCGACGGCGCGGATGGCTTCCTCGATCTGCTCGGGCGTGGCGTCGAGCTTCTTCGCGAGGGCCTGAACGGCGGCGGCGTCGCCGGCGTCGATGGTCTGGGAGGTGGTGTCTTGCGGGTTCATGGTGGCTTTCCGTTGCAGCGGATGTTTCGCTGTGGATCGGCAAAGCCTAGGCACTGCGACCGGCGCCGCCGTCGGCCGGCGGCGGCGCGTGCCGTAGGAATCAGCCCGCGCCGGCCCTGCGGACCGCGCGCGCGAAGGCCTGCACCGTCGCCGGCTGCGGGCCCGCGCCGCGGCGCGTGAAGAGCCCCAGCGAGGGCAGCGCGACGGCAGGCTCGACGCGCAGCCGCCGCACGTCGCCGCGCGCGACCTCGTCGCGCGCCTGGTCGAAGCGCACTGCGCAGAGCAGCGACGGGTCCATGCGCAGCACCGCGCCGATGGTGACCGAGGACATCACCTCGATCGCCGGCTCGGGCGGATCGACGCCCTCGTTGGCGAACGCGGTCATGAAGCCCTGGCGCACCAGCGTCTGCTTCGGCGGCGCGACCCAGTCGGCCGCGCGCAGGTCGGCCCAGCGCAGGCCGCGACGCCGCACGAGCGGGTTGGACGCGGCCGCGAGCACGCAGAGCCGGTCCTCGACCAGCACCTCGGACTGCAGCAGCGGCAGCTCGTCGCCCGCCATCAGCTCGGGCGTGATGGCGCCGAAGACGCAGTCGAGCTCGCCGTCGAGCAGGCGGCGGATCAGCTCGCGCACCGGGCCTTCGGTGATGCGCACCGAGGTGCCGGGCATGCGCGCGCGCAGCTGCACGATCGCCGCCGGCACGGTCGCCGTGACCGAGGGCGCGCCCACGCGCAGCACCGCCGTGGCGCCGCGCAGCAGCGCACCGAGGTCGTCGCCGATGCGCCCGAGCTCGCTCAGCACCACGCGCGCCCGGTAGATCGCCGCCGTGCCGAGCGCATTGGGCTGCACGCCCTGGTGGCTGCGCTCGAACAGCCGCGCGCCGAGCGCCTCCTCGATCTCGCCGAGCATCTTGCTGATGGCCGGCTGGCTCAGGCTCAGGCGGCCCGCCGCGCCGCGCACGGTGCCCGCATCGGCGAGCGTGACGAGCAGTTCGAGATGGCGCAGCCGCAGGCGGCGCAGCAGGTAGTCGGTGCCAGTGGCCATGTCTCCAGGCGATCACCCGGCGTGATCGCCACCTCACGATTTTCGAATTTTCAGGAATGGGGCGAGGCGCTATTGTCGGTGCGCATGAGCATGGCGCAAGACGACGATTCCTCCACGCACGCAGGGCCGCTGCAGGGCATTCGCGTGCTCGACCTCGGGCAGTACATCGCCGGGCCCGGCGCGGCCATGGTGCTGCGCGAACTCGGTGCGACGGTGACCAAGGTCGAGCCGCTCGCCGGCGACCAGGCGCGGCAGATCGGCCGCTACGGCGAATCGATGATCCGCGCCTACAACCGCGGCAAGCGCTCGATCGCGCTCGACCTGCGCAGCGACGCCGGCCGCGAGACGGCGTGGCGCCTGATCGCGCAGAGCGACGTGGTGATCCAGAACCTGCGCCCCGGCGCGATCGAAAGGCTGGGCCTCGGTGCGCGTGCGGTGCGCGAGCGCTTCCCGCGCGTCGTGTACCTCTCGATCACCGGCTTCCCCGCGCGCGGGCCGTCGCGCGACCGCCCGGGCTACGACATCGCCGCGCAGGCGGAGAGCGGCCTGATGTCGGTGACCGGCCAGCCGGACCGCCCGCCGCAGAAGGTCGGCGTGCCGATCATCGATGCCGCCGCCGCCCACCTCGGCGCGCAGGCCGTGCTCGCGGCGCTCTACGGGCGCGAGCGCAGCGGCATCGGCGAGACGCTCGAGACCTCGCTGTTCGAGGTCGCCATGCACCTGCAGGCGACCACCTGGAGCGACTACCTCGGCGGCGCGCCCGAACCCACGCGCATCGGCGACGGGCAGCCCCACAACGCGCCCGCGGCCGAGGTGGTGCCCACGCGCGACGGCCACATCGTGCTCTCCGCCTATGCCGATGCGCACTGGGCCCGCTTCTGCCGCGTGATGGGCCGCGAGGAACTGGTGCGCGACGCGCGCTTTGCCACCAACGCGCTGCGGGTGGCGAACCGGCCGGCGCTGCGCACCGTGCTGCGCGAATGCCTCTCGGGCCTGAGCAGCGAGGAATGCGTGGAGAAGCTCGGGCGCCACCAGATCGTGGCGGGCGCGGTGCGAAGCTACGCCCAGGTTCTGGCCGCGCCCGACTTCGCGCAGAGCGGTCTGCTGGTCGATGCCGCGGCGCCCGACGGCACCCGCTACCGGGCGCTCGGCCTGCCCTACCGCCTGGGCGAGGCGCCGCGCGCCGCGCCGCCGGCGGCCCCTGCATGCGGCGCCGACAGCGACGCGGTGCTGGCCGAGCTCGGCTACGACGCCGCGCAGATCGACGCACTGCGGCGCACCGGCGCCGTGGCCTGAATCCATGAAGGACCATTCCACCGTGACCACCACCGACGATCCCGCGCGCACCGCCGTGATCCAGACGCTGCCGCTGTTCGAGATGATGCGCATGCGTGCCGCCACCACCGCGCGCCGGCATCCGCTGCATGGCTTCGCCTCCGAGCGGCGCGACGCGCCGGTGCGCTGGGTCAACCAGTTCACGCACACGCACCGGCGGCTCGGGCCCGACGACCGCGAGGTCGTGAGCCCCAACAACGACACCGTCTACAGCAACGCATGGCTCGACCTGTCGGACGGCCCGGTGCTGATCGATTCGCCCGACATGGGCGAGCGCTACTGGACCCTGGGCCTGCTCGATGCCTGGACCAACCCCTTCGCCTATGTCGGCCGCCGCACCACCGGCAACCGGGCGCAGCGCACGCTGGTGCACGGGCCGGGGTGGCAGGGCCCGGTGCCCCAAGGCGTGACGCAGGTCATCGCGGCGCCGGGCGCGGACGTCTGGCTCATCGGCCGCATGCTGGTGGCCGACGAAGCCGACGTCGCGCGGGTGCGCCTGCTGCAGTCGCAGCTGCGGATCTCGCGGCCCGACGGCAGCGACGCCGCCGCGCGGCTCGATGTACTGCTCGACGGGCGCGACACCGCGGTGCCCTCGGCCGCGGCCTTCCACGAGATCGTCGCGCATGCGCTGCAGCGCAATCCGCCGCCGCCGGGCGAGCGGCTGGCCTGGCCGGTGGCCGGGGATGCGCTCGCGCACTGGGTGCCGTGCGTCTACGACGAACTGCGCGCCGCCGCGCAGCCGCACCAGCTCGGCGGCGGCTGGGCGCTGCCGGTGCGCGTGCGCACCGCCTGGGGCGACGACCACCTGACCCGCGCGCGGGTCGCGCGCAACCTGATCGGCGCGCTCGGCATCGAGGAAGCGATGTACCCGACCGCCGAGATCGACGCCGACGGCAATGCCCTCGACGGCACGCACGCCTACGAACTGCGCTTCGCGCCGGGCGCGGGCCCGAAGGTCGATGCCTTCTGGTCGCTCACGCTGTACCGCCGCAGCGACTGCCTGTTCGTCGCCAACCCGATCGGCCGCTATTCGATCGGCGACCGCACGCCGGGCCTGCGCCACGACGCCGACGGCAGCCTCGCGATCCGCATGCAGGCGCACGATCCGGGCGAGGGCGTCAACTGGCTGCCGGCGCCCTCGGGCGAGCGCTTCTACGTCATCCTCCGGCTCTACCAGCCGCGCGCCGAGCACCTCGACGAACGGTTCATCTACCCGGCGGTGCAGCGGCTCTAGCGGCCGCACCCGAACCGATCACAAAAAAAGGAGACACAGCATGATGATCGATCGAAGGCAAATGCTCGGCGCGATGGCCTCGGGCCTTGCCGCCATGACCGCGCTGCCGGCCTTCGCGCAGGCCTGGCCCGCGCGCCCGCTGCGCCTCGTGTCGCCCTACGGCCCGGGCGGCTCCAACGACATCCTCACGCGCCTGCTCGGCGACCACCTCGCGCGCCGGCTCGGCCAGGCCGTGGTGATCGAGAACAGGGCCGGCGCGGGCACGCGCATCGCCAACGAGTTCATCGCGCATGCGCCGCCCGACGGCTACACCCTGCTGCATGCGGCGGCGCCGATCGCGATCGGCGAGGCGCTGTACCCGAAGCTGCCCTACGACGTGAAGAAGAACTTCACGCCGATCGTGAGCACCGCGATCGCGCCGCTGTTCCTCGTCACGAATGCCGAGTCGCCCTACCGGACGCTCGCCGAATTCCTGCGCCACGGCAGGGAGGCGCCGAAGGGCCTGAGCTTCGGGTCGCCCGGTGCCGGCTCGGCACCGCACCTGACGGCCGAACTGCTGCTGCGGCAGGCGGGCCTGAAGGGCGTGGTCGTGCACTACCGCGGCGACGCGCCCGCCTATGCGGAGCTGCTCGCGGGCCGCATCGACGCCACGCTGACGGCCGTGTCGACCGCGGTGCCGCACATCCAGGCCGGCAAGCTGCGCGTGCTCGCGGTCAGCACCGAAGAGCGCACGCCGATGTATCCGAGCGCGCCGACCTTCCGCGAAGGCGGGCTCGCGAACGTGGTCGGCTATGGCTGGTACGGGTTGATGGCGCCCGCGGGCCTGCCGCCGGCGATCGTCGAACGCCTCAATGCCGAGACCAATGCCGCGCTCGCCGACGAGGAGATCCGCCGCAAGGCCGAGGCCGCGGGGCTGCAGCTGCGCGGCGGTACGCCGCAGGCCTTTGCCGAATTCATCGCCGGCGAGACGCGCAAGTGGGCGCAGATCATCAAGGCGGCGAACATCACGGCCGAATAGGAGTGGCGGACATGCACCGCGCTTTTTGCGGCCTTGCCGCCATCGTGCTCGCGCTGCTCCAGGGCTGCGCGAGCCCCGGGAGCGCGCCGGCCGGCACCGTGCGCGAGACGAGCTTCGGCACGGTGGTGGGCAAGGCCGACGGCGCCGGCACCCTGAGCTGGAAGGGCGTGCCCTTCGCGCGGCCGCCCGTGGGCGCGCTGCGCTGGAAGCCGCCCGCCGATCCGGAGCGCTGGACCGCGCCGCGGCAGGCGGTCGACTTCGCGCCGGCCTGCGTGCAGACCGGCCGCCTCTACGGCCCGGGGCGCCACAACCACTACGACCAGACCATCGGCACCACGCTCGGGCAGACGCTCGGCGCGGAGGACTGCCTCTACCTCAACATCTGGGCGCCGGCCGCGCGCGGGCGGGACGGGCCGCGGCCGGTGATCGTCTGGGTGCACGGCGGCAGCAACATCACCGGCTACACCGCCGACCCGGTCTACGACGGCGCCGCACTCGCGCGGCAGCAGGACGCGGTGGTGGTCTCGGTCAACTACCGGCTCGGCATCTTCGGCTTCCTCGATCTCGCGCCGCTCAAGGACGGCCGGCCCGAGAACGACGCCGGCAACTTCGCGCTGCTGGACATCGTCAAGGCGCTCGAGTTCGTGCAGCGCGACATCGCGGCCTTCGGCGGCGATCCCTCGCGCGTCACGCTGATGGGCCAGTCCGCGGGCGCGGTGAACGTGTATGCGCTGCTGACCTCGCCGATGCTGGTGGCGCGTCCGGCTCCGCTGTTCCACCGGCTGGTGGCGCTGAGCGGCGGCATCTCGACCGCGGCCACGCTGCCGCCCGGCGCGATCGCGGCGATCCAGCCGCGCGCGCTCTGGGCCGAGCGCGGCGAGGCGCTGCTGCTGCAGTCGCTGCTCGCCGACGGCACGGCCGCCGACGAAGCGGCCGCGCGGGCGCAGGTCGACGCCGGGCGCGGCACCGAGCGCATGGCGGCCTACCTGCGCAGCCGCACGGCCGACGCGCTGCTGTCGGTGGTGCGCACCCGGCTCACGCCGAAGGGCATGGCCGCGTCCAATCCCATTCCCGACGGCTGGGTGGTGGCGCAGGACCCGATCCGCGCCATCCGCGAGGGCCGCTACCTGCGGGTGCCGGTGCTCGCGGGCAAGACGCGCGACGAGACCCGGCTGTTCCCGCAGCTGCTCGCGCTGAACCCGGCGCTCGGCGGCGCGAGCGGGCGGCTGCTCGACGATGCCGCCGTGTTCGCGCTGGTCTCCCGCTACGACCCGGAAGCCGCGCCCGCGACCACGATCGGCCAGTGGATCCCGCCCGCCTATCTGCCGGTCGACCGGCCCGCCACCGGCTTCGCCGCGCGCACCGCGGCGCTCGACCGGATCTGGTTCGATGCGATGCGCAACGACGTGCTCGACGCGCTGCGTTCGCGGCAGCGCGAGGTCTGGGCCTACGACTTCGCATGGGACCGGCTGCCGGCGCCCTTCGATGCGATCTACGGCGCCGCCCACACCTTCGACCTGCCGTTCCTGTTCGGCAACTTCGGCCCCTCGCTCTACGCGAACGTCATGTTCACCGAGCGCAACCGGCCCGGGCGGCTCGCGCTCTCGGCGCAGATGATGCAGAGCCTCGGCCGCTTCGCGCGCGACGGCAGCCCCGGTCGGCCGGACCCCGCGACGCCCTGGGAACCCTGGCCCGCGCGCATCGTGTTCGATGCGGACGATGCGCAGCCGCGCACCTCGGCGCCGCGGGCGGAATGATTCAATCCGCGAACGACCCGACGGCCGTCGGCAGCACCGGCGCCTCCCAGCGGTAGTCCGCGCTCAGCGCGTTCCGCGCGCTGCCGTCGCCCTGCCATCGCATGTGGAGCAGGTCCGCGATCGTCCATCCGGCCCAGTCCGCCCTGAAGGGCCGCGCTTCGGCGACGGCGAAGTGGCGGTCGGCCGGCGTGTTGCGCCACACCACCGTCGGAATCCGGTAGCCCGCGGGCGTCGACGGGCTGTGGCCCGCGTGGTTGCCGGCGTGCCCGACCTCCTGCCCGTGGTCCGACAGGTACATCCAGGCGCGGTAGCCGTCGGTGCGGCCCGCCCTGCGTGCAAGCTGCAGCGTCTCGGACACGACGAAGTCGTGGTACAGCAGCGCGGCGTCGTACTCCTGGCGGAACTTGCGCACCCAGGCCGAGCGCCCGCGCTGCTGCAAGCCCTGCTCCACGCCGTCGATGCGGTCGTCGAAGGGATTGGCATCCTCGGGAAAACGCAGCCGGTAGTGCGGATGCGCGCCCATCAGATGCACCACGATGAGCTTGCGCTCGGCGGGGTCCTCCAGCGCCTCCTGCACGCAGTCGAGCAGTTCGCCGTCGAGCGACGCACCCGCGCGGCCCGGCACGCGATTCACGAAATCGACCACGTCCGCGAGCCGCGCATGCTGCTGCTCGATCGCGATGTCGTCGTGGTTGCTCATCCACCAGACCTTGTAGCCCGCGGCGCGCGCGAGCGCGAGCAGGTGCGGCCCCTCGCCCTCGCCCTCGGGCGCCGTGCCGAAGCGGAAGATGTTGCGCAGCGCCGGCAGGGTGCTGGCATCGACTGACCAGGCATTGCGGATCACCAGCATCTCGTCCTGCAGCTGCGCCTTGTGCGCGCGCAGCCGCGGCGTGGTGTCGCGGCCATAGCCGTAGAGCGACATGTTGTCGCGATTGATGCTGTCGGTGATCACGAGCACCAGCGTGGCCGGTCCCTCGCGCGTGATCACCGGCGCCAGCGCCCGGGCGTGCGCCAGCGCCCGGTCGCGCTCCTTCTGCTGGTCCGCCCAGGTCGCCCGCAGCGCCAGTGTCGAAGCACCCCATGCCTTCCAGAACACCACCGGATGCAGCCGCCGCCACGGCTTGCTGGCATGCGCCACCGCGCCCAGGAGCAGCACCGCAGCCAGCGCGACCACGGCCCACCGCGGCCACCGCGGCGCCGGCGCACGCACACCCCGGCCGGCATGGGCCGCGGCCACCACCCCCGCGAGCACGAACACGACCGCGCAGACGAGCATCGCCCGCCAATGCATGGCGAAGTATTCGGCCGCTTCCCTGCCGTTCGTGTTGGCCGCGGCGGCGAGCACGAGCGAACTGTCGGGCGCTGCCTGATAGGTTTCGAGCAGGTAGGCCCGCGCGATGCCGTCGAACGCGAACACCATCGCCGCAAGCCAGACGAGCGCGCTGCGGAGGCGGTGCACCGGCGCGCTGCGCACCGGGAACAGCAGCCAGGCGAACACGGGCGCCGCCAGCAGCAGCAACTGCCCGACCCTGCGGCCGTCGTGGCCCAGCACGATCAGCGCGAGCACGCTCGACAGCAGGATGCCGCTCGCCGCGAGCGCGCGTCGGCGGGAACCGCGGGCGGCGGCGGGGAAGGGCATCGGAGGCTGTGGCATGGCGACCGGCATTCTGACAAGCCGCGCCGCGCGCCGCGGGCGGGAGTCCCCATGCGGGCGGGGTGCTTTGCCGCGCCGCGCGTGCAAGCCGGCCGTCGCGCACAGGCCGCGGGATTTTTTGTACCGCCGTGTGTCGCGCCGGCCGCTTGCCACACGAGGATGCCGAACAGCCCCGGGCCGAACACACCGCGGATACACGGGCCCTTTTCAATAGCAGGTCCGACAGCACCGCCCGACCTGCCCATGTACGACCTGCTCGCCGCCTTCTTGTTCTCGCGCCGACGGCCCGCCGCCCCGACGGAGCGCGGCACAGCGCCCGCCGCTCGCGCCGCATCGCGCACCGCGGATGCACCGGGGGACGCGGACGATCGCGCGGCGATCCGCCCCTGCCGCATGGCCATGGACGACCGCGCGCCCGCCGACCTGCGCGTGCAAACCCGCGCGAGGCGCTGATGCGCCGCTCAGCGTTCGGGCGGCGGCGGACCGTCGG
This region of Variovorax sp. TBS-050B genomic DNA includes:
- a CDS encoding tannase/feruloyl esterase family alpha/beta hydrolase; this translates as MTTSSHRDFVLGVAACLAVSATLVGCGGGGGSGGGFPFLPPPAAGQPPAPPPPPAPPPPPPSAALGCEQLAGLVVPASAIGLPTQGATVTAAKTVAASGTGAAAVPVHCEVAGRIAPVDATAPDIRFAVALPTAWNGKVVMLGGGGFNGSIPNVKGNVPNGPVDQPTPLGRGYATFASDSGHQANALGSQDGRFGLNDEAVRNFGGDALKKTRDAALAIVEARYAERPRKAYFAGGSTGGREAVTAIQRWPADWDGAIAWYPAWNDAAALLGGHRMSRALAQPGAYPNSAKRELLYKAAMEACDALDGVADGLISQQTLCNARFDPATATLAGQPLRCAGGADTGDTCLSDAQITAMKTIDSATQFRFPLASGETQYPGYNIWGADPGITTWTSPLEPVVTFLAFGTTQPANPMPASAPYISVLTDQWIKYSVTRDPAFDSLSLDPEDPGPWASRISALSTQLDASTDISAFKARGGKLLLAHGLADVLVSTRATEQYYQRLQARMGPAEIDTFVRYYEVPGLGHAISSVFNASWDSLTALEAWAERGTAPAGQVTTDTAGVPGRTRPLCDYPKWPQYKGTGDVNLAASFQCVR
- a CDS encoding DUF3606 domain-containing protein, with the protein product MNPQDTTSQTIDAGDAAAVQALAKKLDATPEQIEEAIRAVGPKPADIELHLKGSRSSSNAERTASKT
- a CDS encoding LysR family transcriptional regulator, translated to MATGTDYLLRRLRLRHLELLVTLADAGTVRGAAGRLSLSQPAISKMLGEIEEALGARLFERSHQGVQPNALGTAAIYRARVVLSELGRIGDDLGALLRGATAVLRVGAPSVTATVPAAIVQLRARMPGTSVRITEGPVRELIRRLLDGELDCVFGAITPELMAGDELPLLQSEVLVEDRLCVLAAASNPLVRRRGLRWADLRAADWVAPPKQTLVRQGFMTAFANEGVDPPEPAIEVMSSVTIGAVLRMDPSLLCAVRFDQARDEVARGDVRRLRVEPAVALPSLGLFTRRGAGPQPATVQAFARAVRRAGAG
- a CDS encoding CoA transferase — protein: MSMAQDDDSSTHAGPLQGIRVLDLGQYIAGPGAAMVLRELGATVTKVEPLAGDQARQIGRYGESMIRAYNRGKRSIALDLRSDAGRETAWRLIAQSDVVIQNLRPGAIERLGLGARAVRERFPRVVYLSITGFPARGPSRDRPGYDIAAQAESGLMSVTGQPDRPPQKVGVPIIDAAAAHLGAQAVLAALYGRERSGIGETLETSLFEVAMHLQATTWSDYLGGAPEPTRIGDGQPHNAPAAEVVPTRDGHIVLSAYADAHWARFCRVMGREELVRDARFATNALRVANRPALRTVLRECLSGLSSEECVEKLGRHQIVAGAVRSYAQVLAAPDFAQSGLLVDAAAPDGTRYRALGLPYRLGEAPRAAPPAAPACGADSDAVLAELGYDAAQIDALRRTGAVA
- a CDS encoding DUF1254 domain-containing protein is translated as MKDHSTVTTTDDPARTAVIQTLPLFEMMRMRAATTARRHPLHGFASERRDAPVRWVNQFTHTHRRLGPDDREVVSPNNDTVYSNAWLDLSDGPVLIDSPDMGERYWTLGLLDAWTNPFAYVGRRTTGNRAQRTLVHGPGWQGPVPQGVTQVIAAPGADVWLIGRMLVADEADVARVRLLQSQLRISRPDGSDAAARLDVLLDGRDTAVPSAAAFHEIVAHALQRNPPPPGERLAWPVAGDALAHWVPCVYDELRAAAQPHQLGGGWALPVRVRTAWGDDHLTRARVARNLIGALGIEEAMYPTAEIDADGNALDGTHAYELRFAPGAGPKVDAFWSLTLYRRSDCLFVANPIGRYSIGDRTPGLRHDADGSLAIRMQAHDPGEGVNWLPAPSGERFYVILRLYQPRAEHLDERFIYPAVQRL
- a CDS encoding tripartite tricarboxylate transporter substrate binding protein, which gives rise to MMIDRRQMLGAMASGLAAMTALPAFAQAWPARPLRLVSPYGPGGSNDILTRLLGDHLARRLGQAVVIENRAGAGTRIANEFIAHAPPDGYTLLHAAAPIAIGEALYPKLPYDVKKNFTPIVSTAIAPLFLVTNAESPYRTLAEFLRHGREAPKGLSFGSPGAGSAPHLTAELLLRQAGLKGVVVHYRGDAPAYAELLAGRIDATLTAVSTAVPHIQAGKLRVLAVSTEERTPMYPSAPTFREGGLANVVGYGWYGLMAPAGLPPAIVERLNAETNAALADEEIRRKAEAAGLQLRGGTPQAFAEFIAGETRKWAQIIKAANITAE
- a CDS encoding carboxylesterase family protein gives rise to the protein MHRAFCGLAAIVLALLQGCASPGSAPAGTVRETSFGTVVGKADGAGTLSWKGVPFARPPVGALRWKPPADPERWTAPRQAVDFAPACVQTGRLYGPGRHNHYDQTIGTTLGQTLGAEDCLYLNIWAPAARGRDGPRPVIVWVHGGSNITGYTADPVYDGAALARQQDAVVVSVNYRLGIFGFLDLAPLKDGRPENDAGNFALLDIVKALEFVQRDIAAFGGDPSRVTLMGQSAGAVNVYALLTSPMLVARPAPLFHRLVALSGGISTAATLPPGAIAAIQPRALWAERGEALLLQSLLADGTAADEAAARAQVDAGRGTERMAAYLRSRTADALLSVVRTRLTPKGMAASNPIPDGWVVAQDPIRAIREGRYLRVPVLAGKTRDETRLFPQLLALNPALGGASGRLLDDAAVFALVSRYDPEAAPATTIGQWIPPAYLPVDRPATGFAARTAALDRIWFDAMRNDVLDALRSRQREVWAYDFAWDRLPAPFDAIYGAAHTFDLPFLFGNFGPSLYANVMFTERNRPGRLALSAQMMQSLGRFARDGSPGRPDPATPWEPWPARIVFDADDAQPRTSAPRAE
- a CDS encoding phosphoethanolamine transferase translates to MPQPPMPFPAAARGSRRRALAASGILLSSVLALIVLGHDGRRVGQLLLLAAPVFAWLLFPVRSAPVHRLRSALVWLAAMVFAFDGIARAYLLETYQAAPDSSLVLAAAANTNGREAAEYFAMHWRAMLVCAVVFVLAGVVAAAHAGRGVRAPAPRWPRWAVVALAAVLLLGAVAHASKPWRRLHPVVFWKAWGASTLALRATWADQQKERDRALAHARALAPVITREGPATLVLVITDSINRDNMSLYGYGRDTTPRLRAHKAQLQDEMLVIRNAWSVDASTLPALRNIFRFGTAPEGEGEGPHLLALARAAGYKVWWMSNHDDIAIEQQHARLADVVDFVNRVPGRAGASLDGELLDCVQEALEDPAERKLIVVHLMGAHPHYRLRFPEDANPFDDRIDGVEQGLQQRGRSAWVRKFRQEYDAALLYHDFVVSETLQLARRAGRTDGYRAWMYLSDHGQEVGHAGNHAGHSPSTPAGYRIPTVVWRNTPADRHFAVAEARPFRADWAGWTIADLLHMRWQGDGSARNALSADYRWEAPVLPTAVGSFAD